In Paramormyrops kingsleyae isolate MSU_618 chromosome 18, PKINGS_0.4, whole genome shotgun sequence, the DNA window ccattcaaccatccatccatccatccatccacaggGTCTCAGGATGCCCATCCTGACAACATGAAGAGATAAGCAGTGTGAAAGCCTTGAATGGGATGCTAGTATTTGAGTtctttcattaatatttttgcgaaattaaacatttttatgtcaTGACAAGTTTATGACACAAGAGATTATAACATTATAACTGTTCATACTAATCTTTAATTAGCCTAATATTaacatatttctttttattttgtaatcagcagcttttgaaacatctgaatatctgtttttttatttatttaattttgcataGATTTGTTTGGCATACTGGATGCATGGAAGTCATGTGATCAGACTTTTGGACTTTGTCTGTGCAAGACATCTATTCGCGGAGAAGATCTGGGCCAGCAGTCGGTCCTGCAGTGGACTATCTGCAACGGTGAGGAACGGCTTTCGGCGGTGAATCATTCCTACTGCGGTCTACAGGCAACAGGAAGGAGTAGTTTCTGGGTGCTGTGTGACACAGAAGTAAATAATAATGACAGGACAGCATAAGGAATAGATTGAGAATGGATGAGGAAAAATGACCAATTCAACTGAATAtcattaaattttttaaaaaaggaccCTTCTTAACAGAATGGTGCTAAAATACTTAGCAAACATTTAGTAACAgcatcacagacagacaaaacAACAGATAAAGCACTATAAAGTCAAAattagtgggaaaaaaacatgtcaGACACCAGATAGATAGCACTAAGCATAGAAAaaccaaaacatgcataaacAAACATTCAGACATAGATAACTTTAGAAATCATAACACACTGGACAAAATATACACTTCCGCAGGAAATGTGGCCAGAGGAACAATGGAAGGTTAAGATGTTAACCATCTTGAGATTAATGTGACATTAATAGAGGAAGGTTACTTCTGCGACTCGTGCTGTTGTGTCTCTTTTCACACTCTGATCTGATAGGTGAATGAACATCTCCCTCTAAACTAATaggatgtgttttgttttttttttctttccgaGATATACTGGAGTTTAGAAACCAATTTCCGAATGTTGTGATCAGTTCAATTTGTTTGTAAAATATTTCCAGCAGAGTTGCCCACAAGCTCCTGAAAATGTTTAGCATTTACCTAAAATCCAGGGAAGTGAgagttcaataaaaaaaattgagcTCTTCACAAAACTATTCTTTAAAAAAGCTCTGAAAATACTGCAGGAGTGATTtatgctgtttgttttctttcccTTTCCCCCCATTTTTGCTGAAAGGTCCTCTGCTACCCTTCAGCTTAATTTCCATTGAATAGAAATGAAAATTAAACTTAATGAGAATCTCATGCTATAGAATAAGGATGAAAAAAGCATGCAAATTCATCTATTCATCTTAAATCTGTACAGGACAGGATAAGCAATAAAaggtacatatatatgtgtgtgtgtgtgcgtgtgtgtgtgagcggtccccataaagatatgtgtACCCGAcacgtgcatgcgtgcgtgtacTGGGAGGGGCTGACACCTGTAGCTGAGTAGTACTGTGCACTGTAAGATACTGGCACCTGTAGCTGAGTAGTACTGTGCCCTGTGTGATACTGGCACCTGTAGCTATGTTCTTCTGAGAGCAGCACGACCCTGTAGCCATGTACCCTATCCTGGTCAGGCTCATGGGCAGCcttggagtctgtcccaggcagcagaagGCACATAGCCAGggctgccagtccatcacatggcacaTGCTGCAGGGTGGATGCAGAATTTGGAGCCTCCAGCCCTGGATCCCCCCCAACCCAGCACCTCTAAATGGGGTTTGGAAGAGAGGGCATTAATGGCAACTACTTACCAAACATAACAGGTACACCTACAGCATAGCTGCAAATAAGCTCATGTTCACATAACCGGAAACGCACGACACGATGAAGCTGACAGCGTGAGACATGCTACTTCTTATATGTAATTAAATCCACCCACCCatattatcatttttttaaaattcgtTACGGTGCCTTAATTGTGACGCATAACAAAAGACGATCGTAGCTGAAGACAATCTGCTAAACGTAGGAGAGGATTTCAAAATTTGACAGACAAACTGAGTACTGATGCGTTGCAGAGGAAATAAAAATTTCATAAACTTGCGCACATAGTCGGGAACCTTGCATACGTCCCTTGCAACACCGAAGTCTTCCTCGGAATTTGCTTAAAGTCCCTGTGCAAATCGTGAAGAATTCGTACTCATTTAAACGTGCTCAAATATGAACAACTGGGTTCAGAAGAGTAAAACGAAAATCGATATTAAACTTATATTCTTTTAACAGGCTACACTCGCTGCCGGTCATGCAGTAGCCTATACTGTAACTTCTGGTTTGAGCATGTGTTTGCAAGGCACGCTGCGCAGAATATGAGTTTTCAGTTGTCCAACTTATGAATGAAAGAGATCCTTAAAAAAAGAAGTAATCAAGCAATCAATTAAATAAACACTAATGTATGCTATTCCAATTTCATATTTGTattcgtatatatatatatggtacaGTACCATGCATTCCATACAACTGACAGGGGCGACAGAAAAAGACATTTAATGACAAGTGTTCATGTGTTGTAACCCTTAAAATAACAGGGTAAATGGCGGGGAATCCGCAGCGGCACCGCGCGTCCCGCTCCACCTCCTTCCCCACTGCGTGCAATTGAGGAGGGGCTGGGAGAGAGGCAGCGCCGAGCAGAGGCAGCTTTCTCACCCACTTGCGCTGTACAGCGGCGCTAAGCTGGCCTCAGTGCGAGCGGTGGCGAGACGCCGCTGAACAGCGGAAGGAACGAAGGATGAGTATATGCAGATGGAGCTGTCTGCTTGTGAGGCTGATGAACTGAGCCCGGCGTGCCTGCGGGTTTCATCTGTAACGCTTGGAACCATTTAGCGCGGTGCGTTTTAACGGCGGCGCAGTATCGTTCCTTTACACAGATGCAAAGCGACGGACAGTGATAGCGGTCCATGGTAGGTGGCTCCGTGGGTCCCAAAAGTAATCAAGAAAAAAACGCACACCTATATAATTACTGATAGTTTCGCTAACTATATGAATTAACGTGGAGCCCCCAATGGTTTCGTGTGGATTTTCAGTCAAAGGATTGTGTCTTTTCATCTTTTTCTCTAAATAATCGTGGGACTTTTGGAATAAAGTAAGAATATTTAGAAGCGAAAGGGAGTCGCATCCACCGTCATCACAGAATCAAAACTGGCGATTTCAAGAGGAGTTCTGTTCATCGGAGGTATATTAATTCTATAAGCGTAATAAGTAATTACTGTGTGCGCAGCTGTTACTCGGTTCAGATTTCgtcttttacatttaaatggggtttttatgtttttgtttttgttaaatgtagTGAAAGTTGTGCATGTCTTAATCTACTACCTATGATATGCAGTCTTGTTACTGTCCACTACGTGTTATATTTATGTTTCTAAATTTAATGACAACAGGCAGTAGGCTACAGTAAAACAACACACTAACTAAATAACTCATTACCATCTCGTGTCGCACTTCAACTGGTGAAGCGTTTATGGTGCAATGTTGCCTTACATTTgaatttttataattttgcCAGGTGTGAAATGTCTTGCTTTCACACCATTATCGATCCGTCTAGAGCAGCGCATCCAGGTATTGGTTGCAGTTCTGTATCCACTTATCACATTAAGTGCAGTTCCGTCTGGCAGCAGCTATCACGCTGCAACCCCGTAGCGAGTTTCCCGGAGGAGACCATTACATAGTTACTGAACCCGATTTTATGCAGTATGGGTTTTGCAAACAATGTAGATATCATGTACTCTAATCTTCTCGGttgtaaaatatttacaaacaaATGACGATATAATGGCAGCACATCGATGTGCTAAATGTAAAAGCGGGATTTTAATCTACATGATGCTAATTAAATGGCTCAACTGGTTCCTACAGGTGCATTTTAAATCACGAGAGTACAATGCTAGGGTCTCTTGAAGCAGTACTTTTTAATGAATGTGGTCAAAATTGGTCTGATTGAAGTGTTGCCGCTCTGCAAGACAATGAAATGTATGTGTAGTACTATGATGTAATAATCAAACACCAGCAGTAATTGATGAGATTGTTTGATCGATAGATTCCAGTGCACCTGTTTTAAAGCAGGACCATATGATTGCAGGAAGTTGACGTGACTGGACCAAAGTCACGTGATGACTCTCCGCGATGCCAATTGCTTGCAATTCCACAAAATCTATACATTAATTAAAAACCGATCATAAACAGCTTTCAACTATTGTTAGTCATTCCTAATCCCGCTGTTGGTCACTCAATATAACCCAGCTGTTATCTGTCACTCATTTCTTCAAAGCTatcttgctgtgtgtgtgcttcaATGAGCTCAGACTGCCTGTTTATAAAGTTTTCTCAGTGTGAGCTCAGACTGTATACAGAACTGCTCTCACAATGAGTTCAGAGTCAATGTATATAATGCTCTTTCTGAAATTCTGCAGATAGTATTTCCTGCTCCCAAGTGGTTATTGCTACTAATATAATCTTGTATATgttttttggtgtgtgtgtgtgtgtgtgtctttttggTATTCATAATTACGCATGGGGATTGTGTTTGATTTCGTTCTGTGTTAATTCACATGACATATAATGCTGCACACAGATCTGCAGTATATTGGCCTAAAACAGGGAACAGcttatttgaaaaataaaaataatcactATTAACATACAAGATGGCTGCACCAGTGCAGTTGTGATACCTTGAATCACTGTTGGTTGCCAATGGAAGCTTATATATAAATCAGCTTCAAACTCTTTACATTTAGATTAATATGACTAATTTGTTTACTACAATTTTATATCCCCTGACTACATCATTAAATATTTCAAACATTGCTTTTATTGAGTGCAGATAAAGTCTGTTTCTGTTGATTTGTCATTGTTTTGTTGGTGGGGAAAGGTTTAGATTTGCAATTGCTGAAAATGTGAGTGTTTTCTGaagtcagtgtgtgtttgtgtgtgtttttttttttataaatcaaGATAATCAtgtgattttgtgttttatgtaatGACGGGATTTCGGTGGTGTATGAAAGATTGTTATAGTGGCAAAGCATTACCTGAAGCTTGCATGGTGTTTGTTGCTGTTAAGTTGGTTTCCCCGTCCTCTTCCTTCACTCACAGCAGTGCGTCTGGTCAGTCAGTGATGGGCATGCCCAGGAGAGCCCTGCTGTGCGTCCTGCTGCTGGTCATCCATCgcagggcagcagggggcgttcTCTACCGGGCACTGGAAGAACAACCACCTAACACTCTGATTGGCAGCCTGGCTGCTGACCAGGGACTTCCTGACTCTGGTCACTTGTACAAGCTGGAAATCGGCACCCCTTACCTGCGAGTGGATGGTAAAACAGGAGACATCTTTACCACAGAGGTTCCCATCGACAGGGAGAACCTGAAAGACTGCCGAAATTCGCACAGGGGAGATCCATGCTTTCTGGAGTTTGAGGTGTCCATTACCGATTTAAATCAAAATCTCAGCCCCCGTTTGATTGAGGGGCGGATTGAGGTCCAAGACATTAATGACAACACTCCACAATTCCCATCACCCATCCTTACCCTCTACGTTCCAGAGAGCACACATCAGGGGACCCTTTTTTCCATCCCCCTAGCTAATGACAGGGACTCGGGGCGGAACGGGGTGGTAGATTATGCCCTAACTGCAGGACCGGACGCGGCTGCCATCTTCAGCCTGCAGGTAGCTGAGGACCGAGGAGAGAAGCTCCCACAGCTGATAGTGTTGGGTAACCTCGATCGCGAGCAGAAAGACTCGTATGACCTCAGCATCAAAGTCGTGGATGGCGGGATTCCTCCGCGTTACAGCAGTGCCTTGTTGCGAGTGATTGTCACCGATGCCAACGATAACACTCCCAGGTTTGAGAAATCAATGTATGAAGCAGACCTGTTTGAAAACAGCGCCATGGGACAATCTGTGCTGCAGGTAATACCCACATCCTGGTCACTCAGTCACTTGCAGAGTAATATCATTGATCTAGGTCTATCATAAACACTGTATTAATGTAAGTTGTCATCATATTCACTCTTTTATAGGGCTGTAATATCAAAGAACCAGTATAGGTTTTGAATAACTTTATTCATCATAATTGTTTGTACCATATCATTTATGCCGGTCTAGGATATGCATGACATTAATGTTCCAGTTCAGTAATACTGCTGTCAGACCTCTTTATGAATTACATGCCTCATGACATGCTCTTACTGTAAAGCTGCTCTTCCTTAAATAATGCATTTTCGCAACTGAAACAGTTGCTGGACTGTTCAGTGATATTTAACATTTTCCCCGGTCTTCTTGCTTACAGGTAAAAGCCGCTGACTCTGATATTGGCCTCAATGGGGAGATTGAGTACACTTTGCATCAGGTTACAGATCCAGTTCAGAAGCTGCTGAGAATTGACCACTCTACTGGTATCATCTATGTTAAAGGACTTGTGGACCGGGAAGAAGTTAGTGGTTTAAAGTTTTATGTGGTTGCACGGGACAAAGGATCGACCCCTAAAAGTTCCAAGGTCTACGTTTCAATCAATGTGAAGGACCAGAATGACAATGCACCCATGGTTGAGATACGTGGAATTGGGTTGGTAACCCATCAGGATGGGATAGCGAACATTTCAGAGGATATGCCAATTGGGACGGCAGTGGCATTAGTCCAGGTATCAGATAGAGATGAGGGAGAGAATGCAGTGGTTACCTGTGTGGTGGCTGGAGATGTTCCATTCCAGCTGCGACCAGCTAGCGACTCCCCCAACGACAACAAGAGGAAGTACTTTCTGCAGACAACAACCCCTCTAGACTATGAAAGAGTCAAAGACTATGAAGTTGAGGTTGTGGCTGTTGATTCAGGCAACCCAGCTCTCTCTAGCACAAACTCTCTGAAAGTTCAGGTCCAAGATGTCAACGATAATTCCCCTATCTTTTCTCCTGCCCTACTGGAGGTTGATTTTGCAGAAGAGAACCAGCTAGGGGAGAAGGTTCTGGATGTGGTGGCCACAGACGCCGACAGCGgcacaaattcagagctgatcTACAGCATCATCTCAGACTCTTCTACAAAAGGACTTTTTGAGATTAACCCTGTCACTGGTGAAGTACGGGCACGAAGTCAGCTGGACCGAGAACACAGAGATCGCTATGAATTTCATGTGACTGCTTCTGACAAAGGTATCCCCAGCCACCGTGGAACAGCTGTGGTTGTGGTCAGGGTGCTGGACCGGAATGACAATGACCCCAAGTTCATGCTGAGTGGCTACAGCTTCTCAGTTCTGGAGAACATGCCTAAACTCAGTCCCGTTGGCATGGTGACAGTCATTGATGCAGACACAGGACAGAATGCACAGGTACACCTTTCTGTAGAACCAGACAATGGGAAATTTGTCATCCAAAATGGTACTGGCACAATTCTCTCCAGTATGTCACTCGATCGAGAAAAAGAGAGCACGTATACTTTCCGCCTGAAAGCAGTGGACAATGGTGACCCACCAAGATCGTCCTATGTGGGTGTTACTATTAATGTCCTTGATGAAAATGACAATGCTCCCTATGTCACTAAGCCTTCAAATGCTTCCTACAAATGCCTTTCTCCATCAACCAGTCCGGAAAGCAGAGTGGAAAAAGTAGAGGCCGAAGACATAGATGCTGGGCCCAATGCGGAGCTGGTTTTTAGTATTTCTGGGGGGAACCCCCATAATCTTTTCCGCATCTCCCCAACTGATGGGGAGATAAGCCTTGCTAAGGAGCTCGCACCTAGGCACAGTGGGCTTCATCGGTTGGTGGTGAAGGTCAGTGATAAAGGCAAACCCCCACGGCATGCAGTGTCCCTGGTGCACATATATGTAAATGAGACCCTCAACAACATCACCTTACTAGAGTCACTAGTAGGACACAGCCTAAACACTCCACTTGACCTTGACATTGCTGGAGACCCAGAgtacagccacgcatcccagcaCAGCAACATTTTGTATGGTAGTATAGCAGGCATTGCCGGTGTCATCGTCGTAATCATAGTGGTGGTGGTCATCCAGCATAAACTGCAGAAGGAGACTAAAAGTGGCTACCAGGCCGGTAAGAAGGAGACGAAGGACCTATATGCTCCTAAGCAGGGCCCCAAGAGCAGCAAAGGCAAAAAGTGGAAGAAAGGTAAAGCTCCCAAGCCAGCCAAACCTTTagaagaagatgaagaagtGGAGCAGGCCAGTCTTCAAAAGAGTCTAAATTTCAGTCATGACAGGATCAATGACAGCCCCAGGATCCACCTGCCTCTGAACTACTCTCCGGGAAGCCCAGACCTGGGCCGCCACTACCGATCCAACTCTCCCCTCCCCTCGATCCAGCTCCAGCCCCAGTCCCCCTCAGCGTCTAACAAACACCAGGTGGTGCAGGATCTCCCAGTGGCAAACTCATTTGTGGGAGCGGGAGATGACAACTCAACCGGCTCTGACCAGTATTCAGATTACAGCTACAAAACAAACCCAACAAAGTACAACCATAAACAGGTAGGAGGGAATTTCCTAAGTTTCCTATGAATTTCCTCGTTAAAAATGCCTACCGCCGGTGCTAATACTGTAGGACAGAAATACGCTAGAGGTATAGCACAGGGCTAAACGCTAGAGGTATAGCACAGGGCTAAACGCTAGAGGTATAGCACAGGGCTAAACGCTAGAGGTACAGTATAGCACAGGGCTAAACGCTAGAGGTATAGCACAGGGCTAAACGAAAATTATGTTTATGTTCATGCTAGTAAGGACCTTGTAGGTGGCATCTGGGAATAAGTATCCAGAACGATGTCTCTGTGTTTGATGGTAAATACAAGTGTCGTCTTGGTACGCGCCTTTAGTTTCTcacgtgtgtgtgcatatatacatttttagcATGTGCAGAAGAATCCAGCGCAATCTGATGAATTTATAACTTCATCAGCACGCAATTTCCAcacttttattgttattttgagCAAACTCGCGCACAGTATTTTGATAGTTCCACTTCTGTGTCAAATTTACATCGATCTTCCATAATTGCTTTTGGAGAAGAGAGTCGCCAGGAGTCTGTCCCAGAAAGCGCAGGAAATGAAGCAGCGGGATGACTTTGCATTGCAGGACACGCACTCACTATTTGGATAATGTAGAGACCCCATTTGATCAGCTCAAATGATTCTGGACTGAGGGTTGGACCCTATGTACCCAGAAGATACTCCATAAGACCCAGGGCCAAGGATCACTATCCACAGATCCACCTGGCTACTATCTACCAAGTTTTCCTTCCCATCCCTACCTCCATCCCCAGGAGTATCAGGAAGCTGACAGTCGTCCCTTTAATTCACATTCCAGCCAGGTTGATTCACATTTCAGTGTATTTTAAATTTCGTAAATCACATGGCATCGTGCAAGTGAGCCAAGCCACGTTTATTCTCCCTCACCAAATGAACCAGTGAATGTGGCCAAGTAGGACACAGTGGCAAATTTATGCCGTCACCCAGCAGTCAGTTTGTCTACAAACCTGAGGACGCCACACCTGTTGAAAAACCCAGCTCAGATTGCAAGCCGTTTCCAACCCACTCCAGAAGATACTGTGAAAGGGTTAAAGCGGAATCCCATTTAACATTTGAATTTACAGGTAATGCAAGTCAACTGTTTTCAAtacttaaaataattttaaaaaacacataaaaattaCTACCATGGaggcttttgtttttgttcaagATTGAATAATGGAAGCTGATACACCTTGTTATTTGATCAGAACAGTGCAGT includes these proteins:
- the LOC111836066 gene encoding protocadherin-1-like isoform X1, whose translation is MGMPRRALLCVLLLVIHRRAAGGVLYRALEEQPPNTLIGSLAADQGLPDSGHLYKLEIGTPYLRVDGKTGDIFTTEVPIDRENLKDCRNSHRGDPCFLEFEVSITDLNQNLSPRLIEGRIEVQDINDNTPQFPSPILTLYVPESTHQGTLFSIPLANDRDSGRNGVVDYALTAGPDAAAIFSLQVAEDRGEKLPQLIVLGNLDREQKDSYDLSIKVVDGGIPPRYSSALLRVIVTDANDNTPRFEKSMYEADLFENSAMGQSVLQVKAADSDIGLNGEIEYTLHQVTDPVQKLLRIDHSTGIIYVKGLVDREEVSGLKFYVVARDKGSTPKSSKVYVSINVKDQNDNAPMVEIRGIGLVTHQDGIANISEDMPIGTAVALVQVSDRDEGENAVVTCVVAGDVPFQLRPASDSPNDNKRKYFLQTTTPLDYERVKDYEVEVVAVDSGNPALSSTNSLKVQVQDVNDNSPIFSPALLEVDFAEENQLGEKVLDVVATDADSGTNSELIYSIISDSSTKGLFEINPVTGEVRARSQLDREHRDRYEFHVTASDKGIPSHRGTAVVVVRVLDRNDNDPKFMLSGYSFSVLENMPKLSPVGMVTVIDADTGQNAQVHLSVEPDNGKFVIQNGTGTILSSMSLDREKESTYTFRLKAVDNGDPPRSSYVGVTINVLDENDNAPYVTKPSNASYKCLSPSTSPESRVEKVEAEDIDAGPNAELVFSISGGNPHNLFRISPTDGEISLAKELAPRHSGLHRLVVKVSDKGKPPRHAVSLVHIYVNETLNNITLLESLVGHSLNTPLDLDIAGDPEYSHASQHSNILYGSIAGIAGVIVVIIVVVVIQHKLQKETKSGYQAGKKETKDLYAPKQGPKSSKGKKWKKGKAPKPAKPLEEDEEVEQASLQKSLNFSHDRINDSPRIHLPLNYSPGSPDLGRHYRSNSPLPSIQLQPQSPSASNKHQVVQDLPVANSFVGAGDDNSTGSDQYSDYSYKTNPTKYNHKQLPHRRVTFSTTNQTQDQQDSSQQSYYDSGLEESETPSSKSSSGPRMGPLALPEDHYERTTPDGSIGELEHPENADVRSLPDVAMTGNCTQECTEFGHSDTCWMPGQPSPSRKNRTPPKLSTFVPYQERNSLDRPGPGGGRLAEERSTKVASVRLLPSHSAYSCSSHESGQPPPLEEASKREIYL
- the LOC111836066 gene encoding protocadherin-1-like isoform X2 — encoded protein: MGMPRRALLCVLLLVIHRRAAGGVLYRALEEQPPNTLIGSLAADQGLPDSGHLYKLEIGTPYLRVDGKTGDIFTTEVPIDRENLKDCRNSHRGDPCFLEFEVSITDLNQNLSPRLIEGRIEVQDINDNTPQFPSPILTLYVPESTHQGTLFSIPLANDRDSGRNGVVDYALTAGPDAAAIFSLQVAEDRGEKLPQLIVLGNLDREQKDSYDLSIKVVDGGIPPRYSSALLRVIVTDANDNTPRFEKSMYEADLFENSAMGQSVLQVKAADSDIGLNGEIEYTLHQVTDPVQKLLRIDHSTGIIYVKGLVDREEVSGLKFYVVARDKGSTPKSSKVYVSINVKDQNDNAPMVEIRGIGLVTHQDGIANISEDMPIGTAVALVQVSDRDEGENAVVTCVVAGDVPFQLRPASDSPNDNKRKYFLQTTTPLDYERVKDYEVEVVAVDSGNPALSSTNSLKVQVQDVNDNSPIFSPALLEVDFAEENQLGEKVLDVVATDADSGTNSELIYSIISDSSTKGLFEINPVTGEVRARSQLDREHRDRYEFHVTASDKGIPSHRGTAVVVVRVLDRNDNDPKFMLSGYSFSVLENMPKLSPVGMVTVIDADTGQNAQVHLSVEPDNGKFVIQNGTGTILSSMSLDREKESTYTFRLKAVDNGDPPRSSYVGVTINVLDENDNAPYVTKPSNASYKCLSPSTSPESRVEKVEAEDIDAGPNAELVFSISGGNPHNLFRISPTDGEISLAKELAPRHSGLHRLVVKVSDKGKPPRHAVSLVHIYVNETLNNITLLESLVGHSLNTPLDLDIAGDPEYSHASQHSNILYGSIAGIAGVIVVIIVVVVIQHKLQKETKSGYQAGKKETKDLYAPKQGPKSSKGKKWKKGKAPKPAKPLEEDEEVEQASLQKSLNFSHDRINDSPRIHLPLNYSPGSPDLGRHYRSNSPLPSIQLQPQSPSASNKHQVVQDLPVANSFVGAGDDNSTGSDQYSDYSYKTNPTKYNHKQLPHRRVTFSTTNQTQDQQDSSQQSYYDSGLEESETPSSKSSSGPRMGPLALPEDHYERTTPDGSIGELEHPENDVRSLPDVAMTGNCTQECTEFGHSDTCWMPGQPSPSRKNRTPPKLSTFVPYQERNSLDRPGPGGGRLAEERSTKVASVRLLPSHSAYSCSSHESGQPPPLEEASKREIYL
- the LOC111836066 gene encoding protocadherin-1-like isoform X3; this translates as MGMPRRALLCVLLLVIHRRAAGGVLYRALEEQPPNTLIGSLAADQGLPDSGHLYKLEIGTPYLRVDGKTGDIFTTEVPIDRENLKDCRNSHRGDPCFLEFEVSITDLNQNLSPRLIEGRIEVQDINDNTPQFPSPILTLYVPESTHQGTLFSIPLANDRDSGRNGVVDYALTAGPDAAAIFSLQVAEDRGEKLPQLIVLGNLDREQKDSYDLSIKVVDGGIPPRYSSALLRVIVTDANDNTPRFEKSMYEADLFENSAMGQSVLQVKAADSDIGLNGEIEYTLHQVTDPVQKLLRIDHSTGIIYVKGLVDREEVSGLKFYVVARDKGSTPKSSKVYVSINVKDQNDNAPMVEIRGIGLVTHQDGIANISEDMPIGTAVALVQVSDRDEGENAVVTCVVAGDVPFQLRPASDSPNDNKRKYFLQTTTPLDYERVKDYEVEVVAVDSGNPALSSTNSLKVQVQDVNDNSPIFSPALLEVDFAEENQLGEKVLDVVATDADSGTNSELIYSIISDSSTKGLFEINPVTGEVRARSQLDREHRDRYEFHVTASDKGIPSHRGTAVVVVRVLDRNDNDPKFMLSGYSFSVLENMPKLSPVGMVTVIDADTGQNAQVHLSVEPDNGKFVIQNGTGTILSSMSLDREKESTYTFRLKAVDNGDPPRSSYVGVTINVLDENDNAPYVTKPSNASYKCLSPSTSPESRVEKVEAEDIDAGPNAELVFSISGGNPHNLFRISPTDGEISLAKELAPRHSGLHRLVVKVSDKGKPPRHAVSLVHIYVNETLNNITLLESLVGHSLNTPLDLDIAGDPEYSHASQHSNILYGSIAGIAGVIVVIIVVVVIQHKLQKETKSGYQAGKKETKDLYAPKQGPKSSKGKKWKKGKAPKPAKPLEEDEEVEQASLQKSLNFSHDRINDSPRIHLPLNYSPGSPDLGRHYRSNSPLPSIQLQPQSPSASNKHQVVQDLPVANSFVGAGDDNSTGSDQYSDYSYKTNPTKYNHKQLPHRRVTFSTTNQTQDQQDSSQQSYYDSGLEESETPSSKSSSGPRMGPLALPEDHYERTTPDGSIGELEHPENGTNQERAIKISKALDVIGENVEPQGHYQNQYDSPKLVTGHGENLSGRLPRGLQQH